Genomic DNA from Desulfonema ishimotonii:
CCCGATTCGGCATCCATCGGGAAGCTGGAGAAGTTCGACGCCGAAAAGCCCCGTGCGCTGGAGGCCGCCATTGACCGGATGGATGCCGAACTTCCGCCGCTCAAGGCGTTTATTCTGCCGGGCGGCCATATGACTGCCGCCTGGGCCCATATTGCCCGGACGGTGTGTCGGCGGGCTGAACGCCGGATCATCAGCCTGACGCCGCCGGAGCATCTTCGGGAAGCCCTGGTCTATATCAACCGGCTTTCGGATTATCTGTTTGTACTTGCGCGCTATTGCAATCACCTTGCCGGTGTCGCGGATGTGCCGTGGAGGACGTAATGGGTTATCTGAGCCGTATCTTCTAAAGATATAAAGTCAGTGCGGACAATGCAAGGGGCGCGGTGAGAAATGGTCAGAAAAAATTCAGAGGTACGCCAGAATATGCGACGTGACACGCGACGGAAAATGTCATCTCCGGCACAGGCGCAGCGTTCGCCGGGGAATGAATCCCCCGGCTGAAAGCAGAACCGGCGCTTCAGGACGCTGAGCGTCAGATCTGTAGGGTGGCCACGTCTTTCTGTGTCCGCCGGATTACCGGAATTGCCGTAGGGGCAGGCCCCCGTGCCTGCCCTGCCCGCGCCCGCAGCACGGATGCCCATGAAAAACGACAATGCGGGCACGAACAGGGCAACCACAGGGGGTTGCCCCTACAGCCAATGGAATGGGCACGTCTTTCTGGGTCCGCCGGATTTCTGAACCGGCTACGGGACGCAGAGCGTCCGGTTCCGCATTCCCACGCAGAGCGTGGGAACGAGGTCTTTGTCATTTTTTACAGAGATTCTGCATGAGCATGACGTAGGGTGGGCACATCTTTTTGTGCCCACCAAATGCTGTCAGCCCGGTGATTTATTACCGGGCTGACAGCATTTGGTGGCATCCATCGGTTATCTGAACCGCTTTAATTCCCTTAATTCAACTCCCGGCGGTTTGAAATTTGATCAAACCTCCCCGCCTCCGGCAAAATTTCTTGTCGTTCTCCCTGTTCTGTCCTATATTCCCAGATTCTCTGACGAACGATTACACCGGAGGCGATTTCATGTCTGAGTACATCTGCAACACGGATCTTTTTGACGGATCATATCTGAAACAGGTCATTGCGGATTCAAATTTTCCACGGGAACGAAAACTGCCCAAAGACGGGCGGCAGAAACTGAAAACCATGCTGGACATCTGGAACGACGTCCGGCCCCTGCTGGTTGAGGATTTGAAGACTTCCGCCGCTCTTGACAAGCCCTTTGCCGGGCTGACGCCGACACTGAGGCCCATAAAGAACGTTAACGAAGAAGTGGTTAAAAATTCTTTTATCTCCCCGATCCTGAAAGCGGTTTTGGGATACAGCACTGATGAGGAACGAACGCTTTCCCTTGACGGCCTGCCGGAAAAGGAGCGGAAGAAGAAAAACAGTGACAGGCCGGACCTGATTCTGTTCCGGGACAAAAAAGCGCTGAACACAGCCGTGAAAAAAGCCGGTAAAAAATCCCGGAAAGCCGGTGCTGTCTCCTTTTGCCGGGATGCGGATTTTGTGCTGGATGCCAAAAAATTTTCCAAAGGCGTGGGCGCGGATGAGAACCGGGATAAAAAGAGTGATTCCAGCGCGGCGGAAGATATTGATCAGGTGGAGCGCTATATCCGGGGCTGCGGCAAAACCTGGGGGGTTCTGACCAACGGGCGCTCATGGCGACTGATGCGGGCCGGGAAAAAGCAGGAACACCTCCGGTTTGATCTGGTGCTGTTTCTGGAAAATCTGCGGAACCGGGACGGCGTCATGGTTCGCGGCAGGGTGAAAGAGGCCGCTTTCACGGATGCGGATACGGAGACCTTTGCCCTGTTCTGGCATTTCTTCGGCCATCCGGCAGTGGGCGGCGGCTATCTGGACCTGCTCCACAGCGAGGGCGAAGCCAATACCCGCCGGGTGAGCGACATTCTGCGGGACAACGCCTACCGGGCCGTGCAACTGATTGCCCAAGGGTTCTGGAAACACCCGGAAAACAGATATTCCGAAGAGGTCTCCCAGTCCGAACTGGACCATCTGCGGGAGCTTTCCCTGACCTTTCTCTACCGTCTGCTTTTCATCCTCAAGGCCGAGGCACAGGGCCTTCTGCCCATGCGGGATAAGAACGGCGGAGACACCCCTTATGCCCAATTTGTTTCCACAAAGGCCATTTTCAACCACCTGACCCGCAGCCGTGCCGACACAGATCTTTCGGAGACGGACACCGAATTCAACAACGTGAAGCGGCTGTTTGAGCTGATCAACGCCGGGGGAAACTACGGCGTTCCGGCCTACAACGGCGGGCTGTTCGATTCGGATATTCATGCGGAACTCGATAAACTGCGGCTCAGCGACGATGTGGTTTACAAAATCCTGCACCGGCTGATCTATCTGGATGAATCCGAACCGGTCCCCTATGCGGATCTGGATGTGCGCGACTTCGGCGACATCTACGAGGGGCTTCTGGAGCAGCGGCTGGTGCTGGAAAGGCAGGGGGATGGCCAATGCGTGACGCTCCGCAACAAGAAGGGGCAGCGCAAGGCCAGCGGCTCTTATTTCACGCCCGATTCCCTGGTGGACCACATTGTCCGGGAGACGGTCATGCCCCTGCTGGAGGTGTGCAAGGGCGATCCCCGCAAAATTCTCGCCCTGAAAATCGCGGACCCGGCCATGGGCAGCGGCCATTTTCTGGTGAAGGTGGTGGACGTTATGGCGTGGCATCTGACCATCAGTTGCGCGCCCGTGGACAAAGGGGTGCCGGATGACAACGGCCCGGTTGAATATGCCTACTGGAAGCGGAAGGTGGTGGAAAACTGCATTTACGGAGCGGATGTCAACCCCATGGCCGTGGAACTGGCAAAGGTGGCGCTCTGGCTCCACACGGCCAGTCTGGGCAAGCCCCTGTCGTTTCTGGACCATCACCTGAAATGCGGCAACAGTCTGGTGGGCGCGGATTTGAAACATGTGGCGCGTCCGGGACTGGAGAGCCGGGCCAGAAAATCCGGCACGGTGTGGCTGCCCGTGGAGAAACAGGAGGCCAGGCTGGACGGGCTTCAGATCGGGAAAAAAAAGAAGCGGAACAGCCAGCAGCTTGAACTGCCGTTTCCCATTGACACCGACCTTTTTTCCGGGATTCTGGAAAGCGTTTCCGCCATTTTGCAGCGCCCCAGCAGCACGCCTGCCGATGTGAAATCCAAGCGCCGGGATTATGCGATGTCGGTGGGCAAAACCCTTGCGGCCCACCGGCTGCTGTGCGATCTCTGGTGCGCCCAGTGGTTTCTGGCCGAACCGGATAAAGAGGGGCTTTCCGTGTATGAAAGCGGTAACGGCCTCTATTCCCGCGTGAAAAAAGCCTGCGGTCTGACCGACGAAGCGGCCCGGAGCGCGGCAGTGGAGAAGTTCGCAAATCACGCATTTGTGAAAAAAATCGAGGCGGCCCGGAATGCGGGATACGGTCCCCGGCCCATGCGCTTTTTCCACTGGCAGCTTGAGTTTCCCGAAGTGGCGTTTTCCGGGGACGGCGAGCTGAGGGAAAATTTCGGGTTTGACGCGGTGGTGGGCAATCCGCCCTGGGACAAGATCAAACCGGCCAAGCGGGATTTTTACGGGCTGTTCAACGAGGAGGTGGCAAACCGTCAGGGCACGTCTCTCAACGCGCTGATTGCCGAAATGGAAAAGGAGTCGCCGAAGCTGGCCGACGACTGGACCGCATATGAAAATATGACCAATTGCACAACCACGTTTCTGAGTCAGTGCGATGCCTACAAACATCAGGTGGCGGTTGTGGACGGCAAAAAGACCGGCGGCGACCCGGATATGTTCCGGTATTTCACGGAGCGGGCCGGACAGTGCGTCAGAAAGGGCGGGCGCGTGGGGCTGGTGGTTCCGTGTACGTTGTGGCAGGGGCAGGGATGTACCGGACTGCGCCGCCTTCTGTCTGACCAGTGTACCCTGCACAGCATTTATACGTTTGAGAATTACCGGAAATGGGCGTTTGCCATTCATTCCAGCTTCAAGTTCACGGCCTTTGTCTTTTCAAACGCGACCCCGCCGGCGGGCCATGAATTCCCGGCAGCCTTCATGCTGCGGGATACCCAGGTGCTTGAAGGTCGGCTTCGGGAGCGGGTGATAAACCTGTCCGCCGATTATGTGAAAGCGGTCAGCCCGTCAACACTGGCGCTCATTGACAACAAATCCGACGGCGAAGCCAGATTTATCGGGAAAATTCATAAAAATTATCCGGTGCTGGGGGCGGATGAAAGCGGGTGGAATCCGACTTATCGGCGTCAATTGGACATGGGAAACGATTCCTGGCGTTTCAAAACACGGGAATGGATGAAAGATCGGGGATTTACCCGCGTGATGCCGGGCCGCAACGGGGACGGCGCATGGACGCAGAAAAAGGACGGTCCCGTAACGGCGCTGTTGCCGGACCATCTGCCGGATGGCGGGGAATACTGGGTGTCGGCCCATGCGGACTGGTACGAAGAGCGGGGGTACGGTGAGCAGACGGTCCGAATCAGCGGAGATGAAAAAACATGTTTCATTCACCCGGATGATGCGGAACTGGAAAACGGGAAAAAATTTGATCCGCAAAAAGATTTCCGCCGGATTTTTCCGGGCGAACGGTACACGGCCCTGTATGAAGGCCGGATGGTTCATATTTTCGATCACGCACAAAAGCGGTATCTGCGGGGAGAAGGCCGGAAAGCCATCTGGGAGGATATTCCGGTTGCAGAAAAATTGCTTCAGCCGAGGGTGTTTGTCTGCAAAGCGGAAGTCGGAAAAGAAAACATGCCGAGAATCGGGTTTTGTGACATCACGGGCGCAACCAATGAACGGAGCATTCTGGCAACATTGCTGAGTTCAGAAGTGTTAGCCGGGCATACGGTTCCATGTCTTATCGCGGATTCAGTTGAAAGTACGTTGATTTTGATGGCCATCCTGAATTCATTTTGCAGTGACGCACTGGTTCGTTTCAGAATCAGTACCCATTTAACATGGAACTTCCTTGCCAACCTGGCCGTGCCCGCTTTTGATCAGATCCCCGAACAAACCCGCACGGAAATCTGCCAGCTTGCCGCCCGCCTCAACTGCACCACGCCGGAACTGGCCGAAGTGTGGAACGCCGTGTTCCCCGATCATCCCTGGACATACGAATCCGCCGAACGCGACCCCGGCCAGCGGGCGGAAATCCGCGCAAAACTCGACGCCATTGTCGCCGATCTCTACGGCCTGACGGTTGAGGAATACGCCCGCATACTGACCGGCTTTCCCCTTCTCGACCGGGATCAGCCGCCCCTGCCCGGCGACTGTTTCCTCACCGAAGGCAAGGCGGGCGCAAAATCCCTTGAAACAGAATGGGGCATCTTCGAATTAAAACCGCGCAGCTTCGTCACCCGCGACCTCGCCCTGCTCACCTACATGCGGCATAAAAAATACGCGCCGCCCCAGAAACTGGACAAATGGTATCGGGACAAAGCCGGACTCGACCCCGAAGGCCCGCTCTCGCGGTTCCGCATCGGCGACATAAAAGACCTGATCGAGCGCGTGGCAATCGCAAAGAAAAACGGCGCGGTGGCGTATGTTCCCACAGCCTGATCACCTTCGCCGGGGAATGAATCCCCCGGCTGAAAGCAAAACCGGCGCTTCAGGGCGCTGCGGGGTATGCGGGACTTTGAAAAAATGAAAATACCGCTATCAATCAACGGTAGGACGGGGTTACGGCCCCGTCAGCTCTGTCGGCAGGCAACAATATTTGTTTCTCATCGTTCCGACGCTCTGCGTCGGAACGCCCAACCGGACGCTCCCGCGTCCCGTGCCTATCCGCGTACCCGTATCTGAAAAGCCCCGAAGGGGCGAAACGGGACGCAGAGCGTGGCGGCTGCGGGCGGCGCATCAACCTGTTTACTGATAACTGATGACTGTTCACTCTTCATTCCGCCGCCACCGTCAGAATCTGTTATAATTGGAAAACCGTCCTCCCTATGCGGACAAAAGCAGAAAGCCGTAAAAAATACCGACACTCCTCATTCCGCTTCCCTGAAAAAACGCGATCCCGCCAAAAATCAGCCACTGCGTAAAACACCCCCGTCCCCGGAGCGAAAACGGAAAATTGTAAAAAATACCGACACCCCTCACTCCGCTTCCGGCAAGAAAACAAAAATATCTCAAAATTCAATATATTAAAAACATGCCTTACAGAGCGGATTTACGCTTTTATTCCTCTTCAGAAAAAGTGTTGAAAAACTTTACACATATAGCTGCCGCAGCAGCTTTAAAAAAATAATGTATTTAATATCAGAATGTTAAAACAATGACATCACTATTGCTGTAGGTACGGCAGTTCTTTGGAAGACAGGATGGAAAATTTTCATATTACGAACAGATCATCTGACTTGTAAGGAGAAAAAAATTGAAAAAAATCTTAATGGTGGTATGTGCAATGGCGTTGGTTTTTGGCATGGTCGGTGTTGCGGGAGCTACCCCGGTAACTTTCACAGACACAACGGATTTTAAGAAATGGGGTACAGATCCCTCTGAAGACTATGTTGATCACGGCTGGGGAAAGGTGAATAAGCTTAATTCAGGTTTTAACTGGGCTGAAGGGCTGCTTGGAAGAGATTATGTAACATGGACCCACCATTTTGATTTCGATCCTGAACTGGATTATGTGATCAGTGCAAATCTGACGCTTTCCCTGAGAGATGACGAAAAGGATAAGTGGTGGAAGCCGGCTACATGGGAACTCGGTTTCGGGTGGACAGAAAGCGGCGAATGGGATCTTGGCGCAGTGGATACCGGCGATTACGGATACAGCGTTAATGCGGATTATCTTGGTGATGGCGAATTCACGATTACGCTTGGTTCTGCTGGCGGTGATTTCTTTATTGACCAGTCGGCCCTGGAAATTACCTATGAACCCACTCCCGAACCCGGCACCATCCTACTGCTTGGTTCCGGCCTGATGGGGCTGGTCGCTTACGGTCGCAGAAGGAAACTGTCAAAGAAATAAAACAGCACATATCTTAAAAAATCAGTAAGCAGGTTCGGGGTTCATTCTATCCGAACCTGCTTATTTGCGTCTGCGCCGCAACATAAAATGGCCTCGCGCTATTCACGGGACGCAGAGCGTCCGGTTCCGCATTCCCACGCAGAGCGTCAATGCCATTAAGTTAAAAAAAATTCCCCCCCTTTTTTAAAGGGACCGGGGAGGAGTTTTCGCAACGCTCAGAAATCCCCCTGCGACTCAGAAACGGAGTGCGAAAATTAAGGCCGAAGGCCGGTTTTTCGCGGATTTTGCAAAAGATCGCCCCCTTCGGGGCTTAACTTTTGCACTCCGAAAGGATTTTAAAACAGCTTCTGAAAAAGGGGGACTTTTTTCAGAAAGCATTCCTTAACTTAATGGCATTGACGCAGAGCGTGGGAACGAGCGCTCACTGCTCACTGTTCACTGCTCACTGTTCACTGCTCACTGTTCACTGCTCACTGTTCACCCTCCCATCAGATAATCCCGACTCAGCATCTCATAGGCCGCCACCTGCGTCCGCTGCCACGCCTCATCCCGGCCCAGGGCTTCGGCCATGAGCTGGGCCACCTTCGGGGCCATTTCCACACTGGCCCTGGCATCCAGAAGCAGGGCGCGGGTGCGCCGGGCAAGAAAATCCTCAACTGTCCGGGCCATCTCATGGCGGACGGCCCAGATCACCTCTCCGGCCCGGTGCGGCAGACTCGGATGCAGCGGCTCTCCGTATTCCGGCTTTTCTCCGAAAATATCCTGAATCCCCAGGGCATCCGACCCATAGTCCGCCAGCGGGCCGAACTTATCGGCGTTTCTGTGAAACCCGTGGATATTCAGATCTTTGGTCACACACGGCTTATCCTCAAGCAGTGCCAGCATGGCGGCCTGATCCACCGTATCCTCGGCCATTTTCCGGTAGGTGGTCCACTTCCCGCCGGTGATGGTGACCAGCCCCGATCGGGAGATGCTCAGGGTGTGGTCGCGGGAAATGGCCGCCGTGTTCTCGTCGTCTCCCCCCAGACTGACCAGGGGCCGGAGTCCGGCAAAGGCGCTCAGCACATCTTCGGGTTCGGGGTCTTTGGACAGGTAGCGGGCCGTATGCTCCAGCAGAAATGTCAGCTCCTCATCCAGGGGCCGGGGATCGAGTTCGGCCTTTTCCACGGGCGTGTCCGTCGTGCCGACCACGACGCGGTCATGCCACGGAATGGCAAAGAGAACGCGCCCGTCATCGGTGTGGGGAACCATAATGGCCGTGTCGCCCGGCAGAAACGATTTGTCCAGCACAATATGAACCCCCTGGCTCGGGGTGATGATATCCTGAACATCGGCGTCATCCATCCGCCGGATGCTGTCGGAAAACACACCCGTGGCGTTGATCACGCCCTTGGCCCGGATCTCGAAAGATTCTCCGGTCTCGGCATCCTCAGCGACAACGCCTCTGACCACATCGTCTTCCTTTATCAGATCCGTTACCCGCATGTAGTTGATGACCGTGCCCCCCTGCTCAACAGCCGTCCGGGCCATGTTGATGGCCAGACGGGCGTCATCGAACTGCCCGTCGTAGTAGATTACCCCGCCCCGAAGTCCGTCCGGCTCGACCGTGGGAATGTATTCAAGGGTTTTTTCCCTGGACAGATTTTTGGATCGCCCGAACCCCTGGCGACCGGAGAGCATGTCGTACACCTTGAGGCCAATGCCGTAAAACGGCCCCTCCCACCAGTCGTAGTTGGGCACGACAAAGCGCAGGTTGCGGACCAGGTGGGGCGCGTTGCGTCGCATCAGCCCCCGCTCCTTCAGGGCCTCCAGCACCAGGGAGATATTGCCCTGCTGCAAATAGCGGACCCCGCCGTGGACCAGCTTTGTACTCCGGCTGGAAGTGCCTTTTGAAAAATCGCTCTGCTCGATCAGGAGGATCTGATATCCGCGCGAAGCGGCGTCAATGGCCGTTCCCAGCCCTGTGGCACCGCCGCCGATGATCACCAGATCCCATATTTCGGTCCGCCTCAGCCGTTTCATCATCTCATTCCGATTCACTCTCAGACTCCTCTCCGCCCTGTTCGGGCGTAAAAAATATCGTCCCGTTCGCTCAACAGTGGGCTATCCAATAAGTTCTTTCACATGAGTGTCATTTCGAGCGAAGCGAGAAATCTGTGTCGTATGAATAAGAAGCTGTTTTAAAAATCCTTTCGGAGTGCAAAAGTCAGGCCCCGAAAGGGGCGGTCTTTTGCAGAATTTGCGAAAAACCGGCCTTCGTCCTCAATTTTCGCACTCCGTTTCCGAGTCGCCGGTATTTTTAAAACAGCTTCTGAAGATTCCTCATATTCATTCGGAATAACATGATTTTATGTCAGGAAACCTATTTGACGGCCCCATCAGGCGTATCTGCCATGCTGCCTGTCTGTCCGTATAAATCATGCGTTCATCAGCCCGGATACAGATGCGCAAACCTGTTGATCTGTCACAGGGCAAACCCTTCGTCAAAGCACCCAATCCTTAAAATAACACACAAATCCGCAAACGCCTTTCTTCTCATACCATCTTTTCAGGTATAGTACTCCAACTTTGGTTTTTCCGGGCATTATTATTGCCCGGACATTTCAGGCCAGATCATCTGATTAAAATTCGGCTGAGAGAGCCTTACCCCGAATAAAATTCTGTGCATAAGCGCCCTGCAACAGATGCGCCGGGAAAAACCTAAATTGGATGACTATATATAACTTGACACCTCCCCGCATTTTGCCCTATTTTCCGGCTTTATCTGTCTTATTGATGTGGCGTACACCATAAATTTTACAGAGAAATATGAAAGCACTTCAACTTGAAAAAATCGGCCTGCTGAATGTAACAGAGCGCCCCGTTCCCGAACCCGGCCCCGGCGAGGTGCGAATGCGGATCACCCACTGCGCGGTATGCCGGACCGACGCGAAAATGTGGCAGATGGGGCATCGGGATCTGCGGCTGCCCAGAGTATTGGGCCATGAGATCTGCGGCATCCTCCCGGAATCCGGGGAACGATTTGTGGTCTGGCCCGGCAAGGCCTGCGGTCAGTGTGCGCCATGCCGGAGCGGACAGGAAAACCTCTGCCGGAAAATGGAGATCATCGGGTTTCACAAAAACGGCGGTTTTGCCGAATATGCGACCGTTCCCTGCTCGGCCCTGATCCCGGTACCGGACGATCTGCCCGGCCACATCGCCTGTCTGGCAGAGCCGGTGGCCTGCGCCCTCAACGGCCTGAAACAGGCCGGGGTCCGCACGGGCGACCGGGTGCTGATTTACGGGGCCGGACCGGTGGGACTGATGCTGGGAATGGCGGCACGGGCGTGGGGCGCACACCCGTTTATCCGGGACATCCGCCCGGAGCGGCTCGCCCGGAACCGGGAATTTTCCGAACGTGCGGGTATTGGCTGCGCTGCCCCGGAAGAGACCGGTTTCGACGCGGCCATCAACGCCGCGCCTGCGTCAGCCACCTTTTCAGACGGCCTGACCCGCCTGAAACCGGGGGGCACTTTCTGCATCTTCAGCGGGCTGATCGACGATGCACCGGTCCCGGTCTCGGCCCTCAATGAAATCCACTACCGCCAGCTTCATATCACCGGGGCATATGGCTGCACCTTCGCCCAGATGAAAGCGGCCCTGGAAATCCTGTCCGCGCACCGGGAGACATCCGGTCTGCTGATCGAAGATACCATCGGCCTGAACGGCGTTACCGGTATTCTGCCGGAAATTTTTAAAAGCCGGGCGCTCCGATTTATCGTGACCCCGTCCCCTCAACCCTGAGAAGCTGTTTTAAAAATTCTTTCGGAGTGCAAAAGTTAAGCCCCGAAGGGGCGATCTTTTGCAAAATCCGCGAAAAACCGGCCTCCGGCCTTAATTTTCGCACTCCGTTTCTGAGTCGCCGGTATTTTTAAAACAGCTTCCGAAAATCGTAAAAACCGGACATGCCGGTAGGGGCAACCCCCTGTGGTTGCCCTGTCGGGGGCAGGCACAGGGGCCTGCCCCTACGATCCGAGGGATTTTTAAAACAGCTTCTGAAACCAAACCCCGAACAGGAAAAAAACATGTCATCAGAACAGCAACTCAGAGCATTCGGGCGTCAGATCTGCGCTGTTGCCGCAGGCCATTATCTGACCCGTGAGGCGGCCTGCGAGGCCTACCGCCAGATCATCCTGAACGAACAGCCGGAGCTTCAGCAGGGGGCGTTTCTCATGGCCCACATCGCCAGAGGCCCGTCCGTTGAAGAACTTTCCGGGGCCTGGGACGCCCTGGACCGGTATGACACTGCCAAGATCACGGTGAGCACGGACGAGACCGTCTGCGACATCGTCGGCACCGGCTCGGACCCGGTCAAAACCGTTAACTGCTCCACCCCGGCATCCCTGATCGCGGCAGCCTGCGGCCTGAAGGTCGCCAAAAAGGGGGCACGGCTGGTCACGGGCGTTTCCGGCGCGTCGGATGTCCTTGAAATCCTCGGCATTGACCTGAACGCGCCGCTTTCAAAGGCGGAAGAATGCCTGGAAAAACACGGCATCTGCTACCTGCCGGGCGAGGCGTTTCTCAAATCCGGCTGGGCGCGGCTGATCCGCTCCATGCGCTTCACATCGGCCTTCAACATCATCGGCCCGCTCACCTGTCCCTGTGAGCAGACCCGCCACATCGTCATCGGCGCATATTCGCCAGAGGTCTGCGATCAGCTCATCGCCGTACTCAGGGAAATCGGCATGACCGCCGCCCTTGCGCCCTTCGGGATGGTGGACGGAATGGACAGAACCCAGGGCATGGACGAGTTCTCCCTCGCCGGTCCGACACGGGTGGTGGAACTGAAAAACGGTGAGATTGAGACCTTTGAGGTGACACCCGAAGACTTCGGGCTGAAAACCGTCCCCCTCTCAAAGATCGCCAGCAGTGAGACCGCCCACGACAATGCCCGCCGGGTCCGGGAGACACTTGCCGGGCAGTATGACACGCCCGAAGCGGACTTCTTCTGCATGAATGCGGGCGCGGCCCTGTGTCTGTCCGGCCTTGCGGAGACTTACGCCAAAGGAACCGAAATGGCAAAGGCGGCCCTTGCGGCCGGGAAGGCACTTGAAAAACTGGAACAGCTCATAACGATTCAGGGCAGTCAGGACACAGATTGTTCGGTACGATTGTAAACACACTGGCGATTATCGCGGGCAGCCTGGCCGGGGTTTTCCTCAAGGGCGGCCTGCCCAAAAGATACACCGACACCATCATGCAGGCCATCGGCCTGGCGGTCATCCTGATCGGTTTGCAGGGCGCGCTGAAAAGCGGGGATCTGCTACTGATCATCTTCAGCCTGGCCATCGGCAGCGTCATCGGCGAGCTGATGGGAATCGAAGCGCGGCTGGAAGATCTGGGGCAGTGGCTGGAGCGCCGGTTCTCATCTTCCGGCGACGGCATCGCCAAGGGCTTTGTGGCCGCCAGCCTCCTCTTCTGCGTGGGATCAATGGCCATTGTCGGCTCCCTGGAAAGCGGACTGACCGGAAACCACCAGACCCTTTTTGCCAAATCGGTGCTGGACGGTATCTCGTCCGTGGTCTTTGCCTCGTCCCTGGGCATCGGCGTGATCTTCTCCGCCGTTTCGGTCTTTCTTTATCAGGGATTTATCACCCTGACCGCCGCCATGATCAAGCCGTTTCTCATCCCGGCGGTTGTGGAGCAGATGTCGGGGGTGGGCGGTCTGCTGATCATGGGCATCGGCATCAACATGATGGAGATCA
This window encodes:
- a CDS encoding cob(I)yrinic acid a,c-diamide adenosyltransferase; the encoded protein is MKVYTGGGDRGKTSLFSGERVSKCHDQVEAYGEIDELNSVLGAITAAMPETMSGLVREIRDIQSDLLAVGALLATTPDSASIGKLEKFDAEKPRALEAAIDRMDAELPPLKAFILPGGHMTAAWAHIARTVCRRAERRIISLTPPEHLREALVYINRLSDYLFVLARYCNHLAGVADVPWRT
- a CDS encoding Eco57I restriction-modification methylase domain-containing protein, with the protein product MSEYICNTDLFDGSYLKQVIADSNFPRERKLPKDGRQKLKTMLDIWNDVRPLLVEDLKTSAALDKPFAGLTPTLRPIKNVNEEVVKNSFISPILKAVLGYSTDEERTLSLDGLPEKERKKKNSDRPDLILFRDKKALNTAVKKAGKKSRKAGAVSFCRDADFVLDAKKFSKGVGADENRDKKSDSSAAEDIDQVERYIRGCGKTWGVLTNGRSWRLMRAGKKQEHLRFDLVLFLENLRNRDGVMVRGRVKEAAFTDADTETFALFWHFFGHPAVGGGYLDLLHSEGEANTRRVSDILRDNAYRAVQLIAQGFWKHPENRYSEEVSQSELDHLRELSLTFLYRLLFILKAEAQGLLPMRDKNGGDTPYAQFVSTKAIFNHLTRSRADTDLSETDTEFNNVKRLFELINAGGNYGVPAYNGGLFDSDIHAELDKLRLSDDVVYKILHRLIYLDESEPVPYADLDVRDFGDIYEGLLEQRLVLERQGDGQCVTLRNKKGQRKASGSYFTPDSLVDHIVRETVMPLLEVCKGDPRKILALKIADPAMGSGHFLVKVVDVMAWHLTISCAPVDKGVPDDNGPVEYAYWKRKVVENCIYGADVNPMAVELAKVALWLHTASLGKPLSFLDHHLKCGNSLVGADLKHVARPGLESRARKSGTVWLPVEKQEARLDGLQIGKKKKRNSQQLELPFPIDTDLFSGILESVSAILQRPSSTPADVKSKRRDYAMSVGKTLAAHRLLCDLWCAQWFLAEPDKEGLSVYESGNGLYSRVKKACGLTDEAARSAAVEKFANHAFVKKIEAARNAGYGPRPMRFFHWQLEFPEVAFSGDGELRENFGFDAVVGNPPWDKIKPAKRDFYGLFNEEVANRQGTSLNALIAEMEKESPKLADDWTAYENMTNCTTTFLSQCDAYKHQVAVVDGKKTGGDPDMFRYFTERAGQCVRKGGRVGLVVPCTLWQGQGCTGLRRLLSDQCTLHSIYTFENYRKWAFAIHSSFKFTAFVFSNATPPAGHEFPAAFMLRDTQVLEGRLRERVINLSADYVKAVSPSTLALIDNKSDGEARFIGKIHKNYPVLGADESGWNPTYRRQLDMGNDSWRFKTREWMKDRGFTRVMPGRNGDGAWTQKKDGPVTALLPDHLPDGGEYWVSAHADWYEERGYGEQTVRISGDEKTCFIHPDDAELENGKKFDPQKDFRRIFPGERYTALYEGRMVHIFDHAQKRYLRGEGRKAIWEDIPVAEKLLQPRVFVCKAEVGKENMPRIGFCDITGATNERSILATLLSSEVLAGHTVPCLIADSVESTLILMAILNSFCSDALVRFRISTHLTWNFLANLAVPAFDQIPEQTRTEICQLAARLNCTTPELAEVWNAVFPDHPWTYESAERDPGQRAEIRAKLDAIVADLYGLTVEEYARILTGFPLLDRDQPPLPGDCFLTEGKAGAKSLETEWGIFELKPRSFVTRDLALLTYMRHKKYAPPQKLDKWYRDKAGLDPEGPLSRFRIGDIKDLIERVAIAKKNGAVAYVPTA
- a CDS encoding PEP-CTERM sorting domain-containing protein, translated to MKKILMVVCAMALVFGMVGVAGATPVTFTDTTDFKKWGTDPSEDYVDHGWGKVNKLNSGFNWAEGLLGRDYVTWTHHFDFDPELDYVISANLTLSLRDDEKDKWWKPATWELGFGWTESGEWDLGAVDTGDYGYSVNADYLGDGEFTITLGSAGGDFFIDQSALEITYEPTPEPGTILLLGSGLMGLVAYGRRRKLSKK
- a CDS encoding glycerol-3-phosphate dehydrogenase/oxidase — translated: MNRNEMMKRLRRTEIWDLVIIGGGATGLGTAIDAASRGYQILLIEQSDFSKGTSSRSTKLVHGGVRYLQQGNISLVLEALKERGLMRRNAPHLVRNLRFVVPNYDWWEGPFYGIGLKVYDMLSGRQGFGRSKNLSREKTLEYIPTVEPDGLRGGVIYYDGQFDDARLAINMARTAVEQGGTVINYMRVTDLIKEDDVVRGVVAEDAETGESFEIRAKGVINATGVFSDSIRRMDDADVQDIITPSQGVHIVLDKSFLPGDTAIMVPHTDDGRVLFAIPWHDRVVVGTTDTPVEKAELDPRPLDEELTFLLEHTARYLSKDPEPEDVLSAFAGLRPLVSLGGDDENTAAISRDHTLSISRSGLVTITGGKWTTYRKMAEDTVDQAAMLALLEDKPCVTKDLNIHGFHRNADKFGPLADYGSDALGIQDIFGEKPEYGEPLHPSLPHRAGEVIWAVRHEMARTVEDFLARRTRALLLDARASVEMAPKVAQLMAEALGRDEAWQRTQVAAYEMLSRDYLMGG
- a CDS encoding alcohol dehydrogenase catalytic domain-containing protein, which codes for MKALQLEKIGLLNVTERPVPEPGPGEVRMRITHCAVCRTDAKMWQMGHRDLRLPRVLGHEICGILPESGERFVVWPGKACGQCAPCRSGQENLCRKMEIIGFHKNGGFAEYATVPCSALIPVPDDLPGHIACLAEPVACALNGLKQAGVRTGDRVLIYGAGPVGLMLGMAARAWGAHPFIRDIRPERLARNREFSERAGIGCAAPEETGFDAAINAAPASATFSDGLTRLKPGGTFCIFSGLIDDAPVPVSALNEIHYRQLHITGAYGCTFAQMKAALEILSAHRETSGLLIEDTIGLNGVTGILPEIFKSRALRFIVTPSPQP